One Peromyscus leucopus breed LL Stock chromosome 14, UCI_PerLeu_2.1, whole genome shotgun sequence genomic window carries:
- the LOC114698708 gene encoding LOW QUALITY PROTEIN: oxysterol-binding protein-related protein 2-like (The sequence of the model RefSeq protein was modified relative to this genomic sequence to represent the inferred CDS: deleted 1 base in 1 codon), producing the protein MNGEEEFFDAVTGFDSDNSTGDFSEANKISGMIDLDTSKSTRSGKSGERPPQENGIQKHRTALPAPMFTRSDFSVWSILKKCIGLELSKITMPIAFNEPLSFLQRITEYMEHVYLIHKASSQPQTLERMQSVAAFAVSAVASQWERTGKPFNPLLGETYELIREDLGFRFISEQVSHHPPISAFYSEGLNQDFMFHGSIYPKLKFWGKSVEAEPRGTITLELLKHNEAYTWTNPTCCVHNVILGQLWIEQYGIVEILNHRTGDKCILHFKSCGLFGKELHRVEGYIQDKNRKKLFIIYGKWTECLWGIDPVSYESFKKHERRSDHPRKAKMDDGPEKANSDIPDDMLDDVPVAQETVQVIPGSKLLWRINSRPPNSAQTYNFTSFTVSLNELESGMEKTLPPTDCRLRPDIRGMENGNMDLASQEKERLEEKQREARKERAKEEAEWRTRWFYPGDNPYTGTPDWLYAGDYFERNFSDCPDIY; encoded by the exons ATGAACGGGGAGGAAGAATTCTTTGATGCCGTCACAGGCTTTGATTCTGATAACTCTACAGGGGACTTTTCAGAGGCAAATAAAATCAGTGGGATGATTGATTTGGACACCAGCAAAAGTACTAGGAGTGGGAAAAGTGGGGAGAGACCACCACAAGAGAATGGAATTCAAAAACACAGGACAGCCCTTCCTGCCCCCATGTTCACCAGAAGCGATTTCAGCGTGTGGAGTATCCTGAAAAAATGCATTGGTTTGGAGCTCTCCAAGATCACAATGCCAATTGCCTTCAATGAGCCACTGAGTTTCCTGCAACGGATCACGGAGTACATGGAGCACGTGTACCTCATTCACAAAGCCTCAAGTCAGCCTCAGACCCTGGAGAGGATGCAGTCTGTAGCTGCCTTTGCGGTCTCAGCTGTGGCTTCCCAGTGGGAGAGAACTGGCAAACCCTTCAACCCGCTCTTGGGGGAGACGTATGAGTTGATCAGGGAAGACTTAGGATTCAGATTTATATCTGAACAGGTCAGTCACCACCCTCCTATTAGTGCATTTTATTCAGAAGGTCTCAACCAAGACTTCATGTTCCACGGTTCCATTTACCCAAAGCTGAAGTTTTGGGGCAAGAGTGTCGAGGCAGAGCCCCGGGGGACCATCACACTGGAGCTTCTCAAACATAATGAAGCCTACACGTGGACCAACCCCACCTGCTGTGTGCACAATGTCATCCTTGGGCAGCTGTGGATCGAACAGTATGGGATAGTGGAGATCCTGAATCACAGAACTGGAGATAAGTGTATACTTCACTTCAAGTCATGTGGACTGTTCGGAAAGGAACTTCACAGAGTAGAAGGGTACATTCAAGataaaaacaggaagaagctctttaTAATTTATGGCAAGTGGACAGAATGCTTGTGGGGCATCGATCCTGTTTCATATGAGTCCTTTAAGAAGCATGAAAGGAGAAGTGACCACCCCAGGAAGGCCAAGATGGATGACGGCCCCGAGAAAGCGAACAGTGATATACCTGATGATATG CTGGACGATGTTCCTGTGGCTCAGGAGACTGTGCAAGTCATCCCCGGCAGTAAGCTTCTCTGGAGAATCAACAGCCGGCCCCCCAACTCAGCTCAGACGTACAACTTCACCAGCTTCACTGTGAGTCTCAATGAGTTGGAGTCAGGCATGGAGAAGACCCTGCCACCCACAGACTGCCGCCTCCGCCCTGACATCCGAGGCATGGAGAATGGCAACATGGATCTGGCCAGCCAGGAGAAGGAGCGActagaggaaaagcagagagaggccCGAAAAGAACGTGCCAAAGAGGAAGCAGAGTGGCGGACCAGGTGGTTCTATCCAGGCGACAACCCCTACACAGGGACTCCTGACTGGTTGTATGCAGGGGATTACTTTGAGCGTAATTTCTCAGACTGCCCAGACATCTACTAA